In the genome of Aspergillus luchuensis IFO 4308 DNA, chromosome 2, nearly complete sequence, one region contains:
- the stt4 gene encoding 1-phosphatidylinositol 4-kinase STT4 (COG:T;~EggNog:ENOG410PHQ4;~InterPro:IPR001263,IPR015433,IPR016024,IPR036940, IPR018936,IPR042236,IPR011009,IPR000403;~PFAM:PF00454,PF00613;~go_function: GO:0016301 - kinase activity [Evidence IEA];~go_process: GO:0046854 - phosphatidylinositol phosphorylation [Evidence IEA];~go_process: GO:0048015 - phosphatidylinositol-mediated signaling [Evidence IEA]) has protein sequence MDGPSTIRASALNRLAALAVKGPECGSDSDIARLAQQSLCPAHPSNDTLNGILQAQAPTSRVPMGMKELDVLVALCKASPSVTNVEHASRLVSLLSQYLPESHSQLFRPSPFLHNVKPSPWESLTHNLTLALLSLGSSHPQLRSIVAGAFNEYLSNCAEAIKAVAPLHHYQAEANSRDAEHESTSVLSISASLVGFLGASAALSSFWAPSEKLHLANNLRSMLCERFLVAVETASSIVRNGSMPGYLLREWRKYTRRYDADGRPLGAMLLQEGFIRFIKSCVTRAADINGTSGVEFSHDSLPELGTATSSDDTEIALIDRVAAIIADEIQLLEDGSDYLQLGSPWKQRLAFSMKALALVGYLNCIILCEDTTNKEDFVSWLEDTLMDPRQMAYAELATAVLTSMAVVSRASITMASSGSRSLLRFIVEGGAPTGTTGSIAGKCLAHVLGGLSQDSVITTLYSLGNVLSSGSGTDKSYQSHMLGDSSAHGNTPLAFPTTRTGSVVSFSGDDESNNLSYKNVVRAIVQIAASCNDEKISALAQSMLLQKIGKVNATIDAFIITETAAISLSTGQAEFQLLLKFYDRAYRDGMARGYNSVTDAVKSALAYLSITLKRDSPLYGVYLVHLLENVVNKGDATNLENERQKELALAADEIGPLLRPLALLVSSDQKQQDSADTITYYDQDVSALFRDAWFNIAVHGISMHSAVGQSHFEELRLLAKHSPPLVSEDRMEATESDVELNTILRRGMGSQRLQEQKRTLLAELPGHEAETKRLSYPQVVFLNATILVEKFRALSGKCTGFLDYFRDPAIATTEMTSCMSAIAEKVVASYLSLTMSGKSEGFSVAYLSRELAGFFIACSHRVERVQNVAVLCANKIINECPSALCEKHSLFALLELLTVMWRSCLEGELDEFEWNPSFTSPTGLVKADLPDNYNFRKRTLDVLLERSKTWVAAAMDIAPLDVKGLLQTYLSLSDDHAGYGNILLGRSFALEMGSLIPSSDQRLGSMDSHGLSKINVASDFISQYSTRQNYRTLYAQSVSGPTQGPNGLGAHSLLSGSLLSANKVMEDTLYQLNARLKSGEVVPTVAVRDVLRQAAGLLCSDNDPSSFIAQYLVQIPFEIFSKESMDIGIPLWLGVMHENPRVESKILVEVIGSWEKSIQRRKGLFDLNCNYVDPMFSKIELLPSDKALMAKNQQKSQGILTPHFQLLQFFESHFAAVRLANFQVKSLFGRFVDKTSVGLLQASGHPLARELHFRIVLFGLRVLKDSRLPDRNLEWKLKDQILSAALTWFRHPPRWSFGGNRLQIKAEDRILGDVSSALADVAGVTGHSRSSSRTLQARQELLQILLEDERSRLRVWLYPLEPDRKHNMAQSSAVRVFTEDATNLLRLAWSEAPALAIHLSTRFPSTKLKNDIRWLLLNFPDKAIDEPSALEVLFGSALPADVHSQLKFLLYWAPVNPAEALTYFLPTYGNHPFILQYAMKALESHSVDVRFYFVPQLVQALRYDALGYVERYIMETAKLSQLFAHQVIWNMKANSYKDEDSQIPDPLKPTLDKFMDALISSFTDEEREFYEKEFSFFNEITGISGKLRPYIKRSKAEKKEKIEEELRKIKVEVGVYLPSNPDGVVVGIDRKSGKPLQSHAKAPYMATFRIQKTRARSEDDKITQKTGDTRPSNGDQETYEVWQSAIFKVGDDCRQDMLALQMIAAFRGIFASVGLDVWVFPYRVTSTAPGCGVIDVLPNSISRDMLGREAVNGLYDYFISKYGGEESIRFQEARTNFVKSMAAYSVISYLLQFKDRHNGNIMVDDAGHIIHIDFGFCFDIAPGGVRFERAPFKLTSEMVAVMSGTHHAHTHPGSGSGSGLGLPGGGSHSPTSTQPYKWFESLVVKAFLASRPYSSKLSHIVSLMLDSGLPCFKPDTLKNFRDRFVLDKTEREAAEYMRELVRKSYMSVSTKGYDQFQLLTNGIPY, from the exons ATGGATGG CCCCTCGACTATCAGAGCTTCGGCTTTGAATAGGCTTGCGGCATTAGCAGTCAAGGGACCAGAATGCGGCAGCGATTCAGACATCGCACGACTCGCCCAGCAGTCACTATGCCCCGCACACCCGTCGAACGATACCCTTAACGGTATCTTGCAAGCCCAAGCTCCTACATCGCGGGTGCCTATG GGTATGAAAGAGCTAGACGTGCTGGTTGCTCTATGTAAAGCGTCTCCTTCCGTGACCAATGTCGAGCATGCTTCGAGACTGGTATCACTTTTGTCACAATACCTTCCCGAATCGCATAGCCAACTTTTCCGCCCTTCACCCTTTCTTCACAATGTGAAACCTTCACCCTGGGAGAGCCTGACTCATAATCTCACGTTGGCTCTCCTCTCACTGGGTTCTAGCCATCCACAGCTGCGTAGTATCGTGGCCGGTGCTTTCAATGAGTATCTGAGCAATTGTGCCGAAGCTATCAAAGCAGTTGCGCCCCTTCATCACTACCAAGCGGAAGCAAACAGTCGGGATGCCGAACATGAATCAACCAGCGTGCTATCGATATCCGCCTCTCTTGTCGGCTTTCTGGGAGCTTCGGCTGCACTTTCTTCATTCTGGGCTCCAAGCGAGAAGCTTCATTTAGCCAACAACTTGCGGTCCATGCTCTGCGAGCGGTTCTTGGTAGCCGTTGAGACTGCCTCGTCTATAGTGCGGAATGGAAGCATGCCTGGTTATCTGCTCAGGGAGTGGAGAAAATACACTCGCCGTTATGATGCAGATGGCCGTCCTCTAGGGGCTATGTTGCTCCAGGAAGGTTTCATCAGGTTTATCAAGTCATGCGTTACACGTGCGGCCGACATAAATGGCACATCAGGTGTCGAGTTTTCACACGATAGCCTGCCTGAATTAGGCACCGCTACAAGTTCTGACGACACAGAGATCGCTCTTATCGATCGGGTGGCAGCCATCATCGCTGATGAGATCCAGCTCCTAGAAGATGGCTCGGATTATCTGCAACTTGGCTCCCCCTGGAAGCAACGACTTGCTTTTTCCATGAAGGCCCTAGCTCTAGTTGGATACTTGAATTGTATCATTCTGTGTGAAGATACAACGAATAAGGAAGACTTTGTATCATGGCTAGAAGACACACTTATGGATCCGAGACAGATGGCTTATGCCGAATTAGCAACAGCGGTTCTGACAAGCATGGCAGTCGTTTCGCGAGCTTCCATAACGATGGCATCCTCAGGGAGCCGCTCTTTGTTGAGATTCATCGTTGAAGGAGGTGCACCGACCGGTACCACCGGTTCTATTGCAGGCAAATGCCTTGCACATGTTCTTGGTGGTCTATCTCAAGATTCTGTTATTACTACACTCTACTCCCTAGGGAATGTTCTCAGCTCTGGCTCAGGCACCGACAAGTCGTATCAAAGCCACATGCTTGGGGATAGTTCCGCCCATGGAAATACACCTCTCGCATTTCCTACCACCAGAACTGGCAGTGTGGTTTCGTTTTCAGGTGATGACGAATCAAATAATCTTTCGTACAAAAATGTCGTCCGAGCTATTGTACAGATCGCAGCCAGCTGCAATGATGAGAAAATAAGCGCTTTGGCACAGTCCATGTTGCTACAGAAGATTGGGAAGGTGAATGCTACTATTGACGCTTTTATCATTACGGAAACAGCTGCTATATCATTGAGTACCGGGCAAGCCGAGTTTCAGCTCCTGCTCAAGTTCTATGATCGAGCATACCGTGATGGCATGGCCAGGGGCTACAACAGTGTTACTGATGCTGTTAAGAGTGCATTGGCATATCTCTCTATCACGTTGAAAAGAGACTCGCCACTATACGGTGTATATCTGGTTCATCTGCTGGAGAATGTCGTAAACAAGGGCGATGCTACCAATCTCGAAAATGAGAGGCAGAAGGAGCTTGCTCTTGCAGCCGACGAAATCGGTCCTCTTCTAAGGCCCTTGGCTTTGCTCGTGTCGTCAGACCAGAAACAGCAGGATAGTGCAGATACTATCACATACTACGATCAGGATGTGTCTGCTCTATTCCGAGATGCATGGTTCAATATCGCAGTACATGGGATATCCATGCATTCAGCTGTTGGTCAAAGTCATTTTGAGGAGCTGCGCTTACTTGCCAAgcactctcctccccttgTCTCCGAAGATCGTATGGAGGCAACGGAAAGCGACGTTGAGTTGAACACAATCCTTAGGCGAGGAATGGGCTCACAACGTTTGCAAGAGCAGAAGCGAACTCTCCTTGCTGAACTCCCTGGCCACGAGGCCGAAACAAAGCGATTAAGCTATCCGCAAGTAGTTTTCCTCAACGCTACGATCTTGGTCGAAAAGTTTCGTGCGCTGTCCGGCAAATGTACTGGGTTCCTTGATTACTTCCGCGACCCGGCCATAGCTACTACAGAAATGACCAGCTGTATGAGTGCGATCGCAGAGAAGGTAGTGGCCAGTTACCTTTCGCTGACGATGTCCGGGAAATCCGAAGGCTTCTCTGTTGCTTATCTATCAAGAGAACTAGCCGGTTTCTTTATCGCTTGCAGTCATCGTGTTGAAAGGGTACAGAACGTCGCTGTACTCTGTGCTAACAAGATTATAAACGAATGTCCATCGGCTCTGTGTGAGAAGCACTCCCTTTTCGCTTTGCTCGAGCTTCTGACCGTCATGTGGCGCTCATGTCTAGAAGGAGAACTGGATGAGTTTGAATGGAATCCGTCATTCACTTCACCCACAGGGTTGGTCAAAGCCGATCTACCCGACAACTATAACTTCAGGAAAAGAACATTAGATGTTCTGCTTGAACGATCTAAAACATGGGTAGCGGCGGCTATGGATATTGCACCCTTGGATGTAAAAGGCCTGCTCCAG ACATACCTATCTCTTTCGGACGACCATGCTGGATATGGCAACATCCTGTTGGGGCGCTCTTTCGCGCTTGAGATGGGATCGCTTATCCCGAGCAGTGATCAACGTCTTG GTTCAATGGACAGCCACGGCCTAAGCAAGATAAATGTCGCTTCCGACTTCATTTCCCAGTATTCCACTCGTCAGAACTATAGAACTTTGTATGCACAAAGTGTCAGTGGCCCAACGCAGGGACCCAATGGGCTTGGTG CTCATAGTCTGCTTTCCGGGTCTTTGCTATCTGCAAATAAAGTCATGGAGGATACGCTGTATCAACTCAACGCACGATTGAAGTCAGGAGAAGTTGTCCCTACCGTCGCCGTTCGTGATGTGCTACGGCAAGCTGCGGGCCTCCTGTGCAGTGATAAtgacccttcttctttcattGCTCAGTACTTGGTTCAGATACCTTTTGAGATATTCTCGAAGGAGTCGATGGACATTGGTATACCCCTCTGGCTCGGAGTAATGCATGAGAATCCGAGAGTGGAGTCCAAAATCTTGGTAGAAGTTATTGGATCCTGGGAAAAATCGATTCAGCGCCGAAAGGGGCTGTTTGACCTAAACTGCAA CTACGTCGATCCAATGTTCAGCAAGATCGAGCTGCTCCCCAGCGACAAAGCTCTGATGGCGAAGAATCAACAAAAATCCCAAGGTATCCTGACACCACAtttccagcttctgcagTTCTTCGAAAGTCATTTTGCTGCTGTTCGGCTTGCAAACTTTCAGGTCAAGTCACTTTTCGGCCGTTTTGTTGATAAAACAAGTGTGGGACTATTGCAGGCCAGTGGTCACCCCCTGGCCAGGGAACTACATTTTCGTATTGTCTTGTTTGGACTACGGGTATTGAAGGACTCCCGGTTACCAGACCGAAATCTTGAGTGGAAGCTCAAGGACCAGATTTTGTCCGCCGCTTTGACTTGGTTTAGACACCCACCGAG GTGGTCGTTCGGTGGCAATCGTTTACAGATCAAGGCCGAGGACAGGATCCTAGGAGACGTTTCCTCCGCTCTAGCAGATGTCGCTGGAGTTACTGGTCACAGTCGCAGCTCTTCTAGGACGCTTCAAGCAAGACAggagcttctccagatcctGCTGGAGGACGAAAGGTCACGCCTGAGGGTTTGGCTTTATCCCTTGGAACCAGACCGGAAACATAATATGGCACAGTCATCTGCAGTCAGAGTGTTTACGGAG GATGCAACCAATCTACTACGTCTGGCGTGGTCCGAAGCCCCAGCGTTGGCCATACATCTTTCTACCCGCTTCCCGTCTACAAAGTTAAAGAACGACATCCGGTGGTTGCTGCTCAACTTTCCGGACAAGGCTATTGATGAGCCAAGTGCCCTTGAAGTCCTTTTTGGGTCTGCTCTTCCTGCCGACGTCCATAGCCAGCTGAAG TTCCTCCTATACTGGGCCCCTGTCAACCCTGCCGAAGCCCTGACTTACTTTCTACCCACCTATGGAAACCATCCCTTCATACTGCAGTATGCGATGAAAGCCCTAGAAAGTCATTCAGTCGATGTTCGTTTCTACTTTGTGCCACAACTGGTCCAAGCTTTACGGTATGATGCACTGGGCTACGTAGAAAGATATATCATGGAGACAGCGAAGTTGTCTCAGTTGTTTGCGCACCAAGTCATATGGAATATGAAAGCCAATTCCTACAAAGATGAGGATTCTCAGATT CCGGACCCTCTCAAACCAACACTGGACAAATTCATGGATGCTTTGATCTCAAGCTTCACAGATGAGGAGCGTGAGTTTTATGAGAAAGAATTCTCCTTTTTCAATGAAATCACGGGAATTTCCGGAAAGCTTCGACCCTACATCAAAAGAAGCAAggcagagaaaaaggagaagattGAAGAGGAACTTCGTAAGATCAAGGTGGAAGTCGGTGTATACCTTCCGAGCAATCCCGACGGTGTTGTTGTGGGAATCGATCGCAAATCCGGCAAACCTCTCCAGAGCCACGCAAAGGCGCCCTATATGGCGACGTTCAGAATTCAGAAAACCAGGGCACGGTCAGAAGATGACAAAATCACTCAAAAGACTGGTGATACACGACCTTCAAATGGGGATCAAGAAACCTATGAAGTATGGCAGTCAGCCATTTTCAAAGTTGGTGATGATTGCCGTCAAGACATGTTAGCTTTGCAAATGATTGCTGCTTTCAGGGGTATATTCGCTAGTGTTGGCCTTGATGTTTGGGTGTTCCCATATCGAGTTACTTCAACGGCCCCCGGTTGTGGCGTTATTGATGTGCTTCCCAATTCGATCTCTCGCGATATGTTGGGTCGCGAGGCAGTCAATGGCCTGTATGACTACTTTATCTCCAAgtatggaggggaggaatcTATACGATTCCAGGAAGCACGCACCAATTTTGTCAAGAGCATGGCTGCTTATTCTGTCATCTCCTATCTCCTACAGTTCAAAGATCGGCATAACGGGAACATCATGGTTGACGACGCTGGCCACATCATCCATATTGATTTCGGGTTCTGTTTCGATATCGCACCGGGAGGTGTGCGATTTGAGCGTGCCCCCTTCAAGTTGACATCCGAGATGGTTGCGGTGATGAGCGGTACTCACCATGCACACACCCATCCAGGTAGCGGCTCGGGTAGTGGGCTCGGTCTCCCCGGTGGTGGTTCTCATAGCCCTACTAGCACGCAGCCTTACAAGTGGTTTGAGTCACTGGTTGTGAAGGCATTCCTTGCCTCGCGTCCGTACAGTTCTAAGCTGTCCCACATCGTGTCACTGATGCTTGACAGCGGTCTTCCCTGCTTCAAGCCGGATACGTTGAAGAACTTCCGCGATCGGTTTGTACTCGATAAAACCGAGAGGGAAGCAGCTGAATACATGCGTGAGCTCGTTCGCAAGTCGTACATGAGCGTTTCGACAAAGGGATATGACCAATTCCAGCTTTTAACCAATGGCATTCCCTATTAG
- a CDS encoding serine/threonine-protein kinase (COG:D;~EggNog:ENOG410PFKJ;~InterPro:IPR017441,IPR008271,IPR000719,IPR011009;~PFAM:PF07714,PF00069;~TransMembrane:1 (i224-243o);~go_function: GO:0004672 - protein kinase activity [Evidence IEA];~go_function: GO:0005524 - ATP binding [Evidence IEA];~go_process: GO:0006468 - protein phosphorylation [Evidence IEA]), with the protein MVGQNKHRELEDGDEVTILDEARFVFRYPRTRDTNRFRQQYRLLQQLGKGHFATVYLCVERSTGAQYAVKVFEKRSGDSQRSQNEVLHQEIGILKGVSHPNLLCLRDTFDESDGVYLVLELAPEGELFNLIISRQKFSESETRCIFIQLFEGLKYLHDRGIIHRDIKPENILVADKELTVKLGDFGLAKIIGEDSFTTTLCGTPTYVAPEILQERRYRKYTKAVDVWSLGVVLYICLCGFPPFSDELYTPEHPYTLAQQIQQGSFDYPSPYWDTVGDLALDLIDRMLTVNVDDRITVDECLEHPWITGKQPSVSDSTDGLTGALGKLDFSKRKLARERTLLSNINDVGYSEHEQKSGAPVKVFHKNNAGKRVHNHPAKNAQEREVSPNEKSAPNNFVNLGEQGDPVLFDDNLRKGRN; encoded by the exons ATGGTGGGCCAAAATAAACACCGTGAacttgaagatggcgatgaggtCACCATCCTAGATGAAGCACGTTTTGTTTTCAGATATCCTCGGACACGAGACACCAATCGTTTCCGCCAACAATATAGGCTTCTGCAACAGCTTGGGAAAGGCCATTTCGCCACAGTCTACCTTTGCGTAGAACGGTCTACGGGGGCTCAGTATGCCGTGAAAGTTTTTGAGAAACGTTCTGGTGACTCGCAGCGCTCCCAGAACGAGGTTCTCCATCAGGAAATCGGTATCTTGAAGGGCGTCAGTCATCCGAATCTGCTTTGCCTCAGAGATACATTCGATGAAAGCGACGGCGTTTATCTTGTCCTGGAACTCGCTCCAGAAGGCGAATTGTTCAACTTGATTATCAGCCGGCAGAAATTCTCTGAAAGTGAGACTCGTTGCATCTTTATCCAATTGTTTGAGGGGCTGAAGTATTTG CACGATCGAGGTATCATTCATCGTGACATTAAACCTGAAAACATTCTGGTCGCAGACAAAGAGTTGACCGTGAAACTTGGTGATTTTGGGTTAGCCAAGATTATCGGTGAAGACTCGTTTACTACCACACT ATGCGGCACACCAACCT ATGTCGCGCCAGAAATACTACAGGAGCGGCGCTATCGGAAATACACAAAGGCTGTGGATGTCTGGTCTCTCGGAGTCGTCTTATACATATGCCTTTGCGGTTTTCCCCCATTCTCTGACGAATTATACACACCTGAGCACCCGTACACTTTAGCACAGCAAATACAACAAGGGAGCTTCGACTATCCGTCTCCGTATTGGGACACTGTGGGTGATCTGGCATTGGATCTGATAGACCGAATGCTCACAGTTAACGTTGACGACCGAATTACGGTGGATGAATGCTTGGAGCACCCCTGGATTACAGGAAAGCAGCCTAGTGTTTCTGACAGCACAGACGGCCTGACTGGGGCCTTGGGAAAGCTAGACTTCTCAAAAAGAAAGCTAGCGCGCGAAAGGACACTTCTCAGCAATATCAATGATGTTGGCTACAGTGAACATGAGCAGAAAAGTGGTGCTCCTGTCAAAGTTTTCCACAAAAACAATGCTGGCAAACGTGTTCACAACCATCCAGCAAAGAATGCACAAGAGCGTGAAGTATCCCCTAACGAGAAAAGTGCCCCGAATAACTTCGTCAACCTTGGAGAACAAGGTGATCCAGTTTTGTTCGATGATAACCTGAGAAAGGGGCGTAactga
- the ERG11_1 gene encoding cytochrome P450 (COG:Q;~EggNog:ENOG410PFY8;~InterPro:IPR001128,IPR002403,IPR017972,IPR036396;~PFAM:PF00067;~TransMembrane:2 (o20-41i53-70o);~go_function: GO:0004497 - monooxygenase activity [Evidence IEA];~go_function: GO:0005506 - iron ion binding [Evidence IEA];~go_function: GO:0016705 - oxidoreductase activity, acting on paired donors, with incorporation or reduction of molecular oxygen [Evidence IEA];~go_function: GO:0020037 - heme binding [Evidence IEA];~go_process: GO:0055114 - oxidation-reduction process [Evidence IEA]), with protein sequence MGLLAVVLDSLCERCSNTSILVLLGIGLSSLLAVSVILNVLRQLLFKNPNEPPLVFHWFPFIGSTISYGMDPYKFFFDCRAKYGDIFTFILLGKKTTVYLGTRGNDFILNGKLRDVCAEEVYSPLTTPVFGRNVVYDCPNAKLMEQKKFVKFGLTSDALRSYVRLITNEVDDFVEHSAAFQGSSGVFDVCKTIAEITIYTASRSLQGKEVRSRFDSTFAELYHDLDMGFAPINFMLPWAPLPHNRKRDAAQKKMTETYMEIVKERRTGGNKKDSEDMVWNLMSCVYKDGTPVPDEEIAHMMIALLMAGQHSSSSTASWIVLHLARNPEIMEELYAEQIRVLGSDLPPLTYENLQKLDLHAKVIKETLRIHAPIHSIIRAVKNPMPVDGTPYVIPTSHNVLSSPGVTARSEEYFPNPLKWDPHRWDETIAANAKEEDQIDYGYGLVSKGTNSPYLPFGAGRHRCIGEQFAYVQLGAITAALVRLFKFRNLPNVKDIPETDYSSLFSKPAGKSIIQFEKRATTVKS encoded by the exons ATGGGCCTGCTCGCGGTCGTTCTCGACAGCCTCTGCGAGCGCTGCTCGAACACGTCAATTCTAGTACTTCTGGGGATCGGACTGTCATCCCTGCTGGCTGTCTCCGTCATTCTCAATGTACTAAGACAGTTGTTATTCAAGAACCCCAATGAGCCCCCTCTGGTGTTTCACTGGTTTCCATTCATAGGTAGCACAATTAGCTATGGCATGGATCCTTATAaattcttcttcgactgtCGCGCAAAG TACGGCGATATCTTCACCTTCATTCTTCTCGGCAAAAAGACAACAGTTTATCTGGGAACCAGGGGCAATGATTTCATTTTAAACGGAAAGCTACGTGATGTCTGTGCTGAAGAAGTTTACTCCCCACTTACAACCCCTGTCTTTGGGCGTAACGTGGTGTATGATTGTCCCAATGCCAAACTtatggagcagaagaag TTTGTCAAATTCGGTCTCACATCAGATGCCCTGCGTTCGTACGTTCGTTTGATTACCAACGAGGTAGATGACTTTGTCGAGCATTCTGCGGCTTTCCAGGGATCAAGTGGCGTTTTTGACGTCTGCAAGACCATCGCAGAGATTACCATCTACACTGCGTCACGTTCTCTTCAAGGAAAGGAAGTCCGCAGTCGGTTTGATTCTACTTTCGCCGAACTATACCATGATCTTGACATGGGGTTTGCTCCTATCAACTTCATGCTCCCTTGGGCACCCCTTCCTCACAACCGGAAACGTGATGCTGCACAGAAAAAGATGACCGAAACCTATATGGAGATTGTCAAAGAACGCCGAACGGGTGGAAACAAGAAGGATTCTGAGGATATGGTCTGGAACCTCATGTCCTGCGTATACAAAGATGGCACTCCTGTTCCAGACGAGGAAATCGCACACATGATGATTGCCTTGCTTATGGCTGGCcagcattcttcttcatcgacagCTTCATGGATAGTTTTGCACCTTGCAAGAAATCCAGAAATCATGGAAGAGTTATATGCCGAACAGATCCGTGTGCTTGGGTCAGATCTTCCACCTCTTACTTATGAAAATTTGCAGAAGCTTGACTTGCACGCTAAGGTCATCAAAGAGACACTACGAATTCACGCGCCGATCCATTCAATCATCCGCGCAGTCAAAAACCCAATGCCTGTGGATGGCACGCCATATGTTATCCCAACCAGTCACAATGTCCTTTCATCGCCTGGTGTTACCGCAAGATCAGAGGAATATTTCCCTAACCCTCTCAAATGGGATCCTCACCGCTGGGATGAGACTATTGCAGCCAAtgcgaaagaagaagatcaaattGATTATGGATATGGTCTTGTCAGCAAAGGCACTAATAGCCCCTACCTTCCATTTGGTGCAGGACGTCACAGATGCATTGGTGAACAATTCGCCTACGTGCAACTTGGTGCAATTACCGCGGCTTTGGTGAGGTTATTCAAATTCCGCAACCTGCCAAACGTCAAGGATATTCCGGAAACAGACTACTCG tctctcttctccaagcctGCTGGCAAGTCTATCATTCAATTTGAGAAGCGCGCTACCACCGTTAAATCATAA